The following are encoded together in the Anoplopoma fimbria isolate UVic2021 breed Golden Eagle Sablefish chromosome 9, Afim_UVic_2022, whole genome shotgun sequence genome:
- the LOC129096148 gene encoding microfibril-associated glycoprotein 4-like, whose amino-acid sequence MMMMMMMMMQVTLFVAVLVLAASVHSDSQFYLPIDCDDIYRHDNTSSSGVFTIYPGGPTTPLHVHCDMDTDGGRWTVFQRRIDGTENFFRPWKHYKTGFGNVAGEYWLGLENIFLLTTRKNNMLRVDMEDWDGGKVSAEYASFSIDSENAGYRLYLGDFTGGAAGDSLAEHNNMKFTTFDKDLDEWDKNCAQHFLGGFWYGKCHSANPTGMYAPHGAIAYGSVTNIWQTWKGTNYSLKTIAMKIRSIDTCTCTR is encoded by the exons GTGACGTTATTCGTAGCCGTGCTGGTTCTTGCGGCTTCAGTTCACTCCGACTCCCAGTTTTATCTGCCCATCGACTGTGATGACATCTATCGCCATGACAACACCAGCTCCAGTGGGGTGTTCACCATCTACCCAGGAGGTCCCACCACGCCGCTGCACGTCCACTGTGACATGGACACTGACGGGGGCAGATGGACC GTATTTCAGAGGAGGATCGATGGGACTGAAAACTTCTTCAGGCCCTGGAAGCACTACAAGACTGGATTTGGGAATGTGGCAGGAGAATATTGGCTTG GCCTGGAGAACATCTTCCTGCTGACTACGAGGAAGAACAACATGCTGCGGGTCGACATGGAGGACTGGGATGGAGGGAAGGTGTCCGCCGAGTACGCCTCCTTCTCAATCGATTCTGAGAACGCTGGTTATCGACTTTACCTGGGCGACTTCACCGGCGGAGCGGCAG ggGACAGTTTGGCGGAACACAACAACATGAAGTTCACCACGTTTGACAAAGATCTGGACGAGTGGGATAAAAACTGTGCTCAACATTTCCTCGGAGGATTCTGGTACGGAAAGTGCCACTCGGCTAACCCGACCGGCATGTACGCACCTCATGGTGCCATCGCATACGGCAGTGTCACCAACATCTGGCAAACGTGGAAAGGCACGAACTACTCCCTCAAGACTATTGCCATGAAGATCAGATCAATTGATACGTGTACATGCACACGTTAA